A stretch of Imperialibacter roseus DNA encodes these proteins:
- the greB gene encoding transcription elongation factor GreB, with translation MRRKIPESTLPKLNRSQMITSEGFQKLREEHDHLWRVERPDVTAKVAWAASLGDRSENADYHYNKKRLREIDNRLRYLRKCIDDFKIIDYHPNQEGKVNFGAWVEIKNEEKGLQNRLRIVGYEELIGNKEYISMDSPMAKALLGKTVGDEAIVKTKMGDFVWKILKIEYQK, from the coding sequence ATGAGGCGAAAAATCCCGGAATCAACGCTACCAAAACTCAATCGCTCGCAAATGATTACTTCCGAAGGCTTTCAAAAATTAAGGGAAGAACATGATCACTTGTGGCGAGTTGAACGTCCAGATGTTACCGCTAAGGTTGCATGGGCCGCAAGTTTGGGAGATCGTTCAGAAAATGCCGATTACCATTACAACAAAAAACGTCTTCGGGAAATTGACAATCGCCTTCGTTATTTGCGCAAGTGTATTGATGACTTTAAAATTATTGACTACCATCCCAACCAGGAAGGAAAAGTGAATTTTGGCGCCTGGGTAGAAATTAAAAACGAAGAGAAAGGCCTTCAAAACCGTCTTCGCATTGTGGGTTACGAAGAGTTAATAGGTAACAAAGAGTATATCTCTATGGACTCCCCAATGGCTAAAGCACTGCTTGGTAAAACTGTGGGAGATGAAGCGATAGTTAAAACCAAAATGGGTGATTTTGTATGGAAAATTCTTAAAATAGAGTATCAGAAGTAG